A region of Columba livia isolate bColLiv1 breed racing homer unplaced genomic scaffold, bColLiv1.pat.W.v2 Scaffold_314, whole genome shotgun sequence DNA encodes the following proteins:
- the LOC102095003 gene encoding trypsin I-P1: MKYILFVAFVGVAVAFPVNTDDDDDKIVGGYTCAANSVPYQVSLNSGYHFCGGSLISSQWVLSAAHCYKTRIQVQLGKQNLALTESTQQLINAAKIIRHPNYSSKTLDNDIMLIKLAEPARLNRAVQTVPLPTSCVAAGTTCLISGWGNLLSYGSLYPDDLQCLDAPVLTSSQCSQAYPGEITNNMICVGFLEGGKDSCQGDSGGPVVCNGQLQGIVSWGTGCAQRGYPGVYTKVCNYVSWIEATVAAN, encoded by the exons ATGAAGTACATACTGTTTGTTGCCTTTGTTGGTGTGGCTG TTGCCTTTCCCGTCAACACTGACGATGATGATGACAAGATCGTGGGAGGCTACACCTGTGCAGCGAACTCTGTCCCCTATCAGGTGTCCCTGAATTCTGGTTATCACTTCTGTGGAGGTTCCCTCATCAGCAGCCAGTGGGTCCTTTCAGCTGCTCACTGCTACAAGAC CCGCATCCAAGTGCAGCTTGGGAAACAGAACCTGGCACTCACAGAATCGACACAGCAGTTGATTAATGCAGCTAAAATCATCCGCCACCCTAATTACAGCTCCAAAACACTGGACAACGACATTATGCTCATCAAGCTTGCCGAACCAGCCCGGCTCAACCGAGCTGTCCAAACAGTTCCTCTGCCAACCAGCTGTGTGGCCGCAGGCACCACATGCCTGATCTCCGGCTGGGGCAACCTGCTCAGCTATGGCA GTCTGTATCCAGATGACTTGCAGTGCTTGGATGCTCCTGTACTCACCTCAAGCCAGTGCAGCCAAGCCTACCCCGGGGAAATTACCAACAACATGATATGTGTAGGATTCCTGGAGGGAGGAAAAGACTCCTGCCAG GGGGATTCCGGAGGTCCAGTAGTCTGCAACGGGCAGCTCCAGGGCATTGTTTCTTGGGGTACTGGATGTGCGCAGAGAGGCTATCCTGGGGTTTACACTAAGGTTTGCAATTATGTCTCCTGGATCGAAGCAACTGTGGCTGCAAACTGA